The genomic stretch CTCCTTTCCGTCCTCAGCGCAGTCACAGCAGACAAATTTAAAGAAGTTGTCTCCTTTCAGGTAGCTGGGCTGCTCACCGCGGAGCTGAGCTGAAGAACACAAGCAGAGACACACCTGAGGTTAACTGTCGTCACGTTCCTGGAGGGGAAGACACCTGATGGAGCAGCAGAGCTGTGATTGGCCGTCTCACCTGCAGGGACCCACTTGTGGCAGCGGTCGCAGTAGAAGGACATGTCCTCGCAGGCCCAGCCTCCGTCAGCCTCCTCGCCCACGTCGCTGGTCAGTGAGTCTCCGCTCTGGTCGTGTGACAGATCCACCGATCCCTGATCCTCCGACTCCACGATCAGCAGCGTCTCGCCCTCCACCTCGCCCTCCTCCAGCCCTTCGGACGCCGACGTACAGGTCGCCTCGTCCTCCGCTCCACCCAGCTGCTCGCTGCTGCTGTCCATCACGTCGAGTCGGGCTGGACCGTCTGTGACGAACGGGCCAAGACAGGAAAAATTAATTTGTAGAGTAAGAGAAGTAAATAAATAGAGTAAGTGATGCAGAGAAGGTGCTGACAGGTGGACCGGACCCAGGGCACCACGCTCACAAACAGTCCagggttctgttctgttgtccTGACACAGTGTGAGATCAGAGTGTCCTCTCCTCTGTGAACAGGAGCATCATACCTGTGTCAGTGGTCCTGTGGGCGGAGCTCCGTCTCTCGGCGCCGCctgtcctcctccagctgtctgGTCAGcgtcctctgctcctccagcagcctcaggttctccttcttcctctccacccGCTCCAGATCTCTGACCACGCCCTCGTGGAGGCGCTGACCCACAAACA from Sparus aurata chromosome 1, fSpaAur1.1, whole genome shotgun sequence encodes the following:
- the LOC115583154 gene encoding protein PET117 homolog, mitochondrial-like: MSTTSKVVLGVSVVLTLSTVAAVHLKQTWDRQRLHEGVVRDLERVERKKENLRLLEEQRTLTRQLEEDRRRRETELRPQDH